The Gemmatimonadota bacterium genome segment AGTTGCCATTTCGGTGGGGAATACCTCGCCGAAATGGCTGTTTTTTTCCTTACCGGTTTGCCGTTTCACCTTCTCCCAACATGGGCGGCACCGGTTTCTTTCTTTTTTCCCTTCGTATGCCGATACACTCCCCTTAATTTCCCAACAGCTGATACATACTTATGAGTATTTCTGATCGGCCCATTTTAGGTATTGAAACATCCTGCGACGAAACTGCCGCTGCCGTGGTAGCTGATGGGCATATCTATTCCAACGCAATTTTTTCCCAAACAGAACACAGTCTCTACGGCGGCGTGGTACCCGAACTGGCATCTCGCAACCACATACGAACACTCCTGCCCGTCGTCGATCAAGCACTTTTAGAAGCCGACTTGAAACTGGACGACCTCTGTGGTATAGCTGTGACACAAGGACCCGGCCTGGTCGGCTCCCTGCTGGTGGGCATTTCCGTGAGCAAAGGGCTTGCATTGGGTTCGGGGCTACCTCTTGTGGGTGTGCATCACATTGAAGGCCATTTATTTGCAGGCAGTATGGCGCACCCCGACCTGGTACCACCTTTTATGGCACTGGTGGCTTCCGGGGGGCACACGGAATTAATTCATGTCTGTGCGTGGGGCAATTATGAGCGCTGGGGACGAACGCGCGAGGATGCTGCAGGTGAAGCATTTGATAAAGTGGCTAAAATACTGGGGTTATTGCGCGAAGGC includes the following:
- the tsaD gene encoding tRNA (adenosine(37)-N6)-threonylcarbamoyltransferase complex transferase subunit TsaD, producing MSISDRPILGIETSCDETAAAVVADGHIYSNAIFSQTEHSLYGGVVPELASRNHIRTLLPVVDQALLEADLKLDDLCGIAVTQGPGLVGSLLVGISVSKGLALGSGLPLVGVHHIEGHLFAGSMAHPDLVPPFMALVASGGHTELIHVCAWGNYERWGRTREDAAGEAFDKVAKILGLLREGEVTMGGPRISMLAEEGNPDAFDFPRALINDPGFDFSFSGLKTSVLYRIRDLAVEDIEAIRANIAASFQAAVVDVLVEKTLKAAREAGAERILLSGGVAANRALRAQLDDGASKLGMGVFYPPTLLCTDNAAMIASAGAFRLARGEVAGGNLNAAPRLPLPGLRERQV